Sequence from the Phreatobacter oligotrophus genome:
GGCCGCCTCGCCATCGACGAGAACAGCGCCGTCCCGGTCATCTCACCCTATGCCGGCCGCACCACCCGCGTGCCCGTCATCGCCGGCGACGTGGTGCGCCGCGGCCAGCCGCTGCTCTTCATGCTCGCCAACGACATGGTGTCGACGCAGAACGAGTTCGTCGCCGCCATCTCCAATCTCGACAAGGCGGTGGCTCAGCTCCGCCTCGCGGAGATCAACGAGAAGCGCCAGACCGATCTCTTCGCCGGACGCGCCGCCCCCCAGCGCGACGTCGACCAGGCGCGCGCCGACCTTGAGAATGCCCGCGCCGACCACCGCGCCGCGGTCACCGGGCTCGAGGCCCTCGAGAACCGCCTGCGCCTCTTCGGCAAGACCGACGCCGAGATCGCCCGCTTCCGCGCCGACCGCCGCATCAATCCCGAGATCGCTATTCCGGCTCCGGCGGACGGTACGGTCGTCTCGCGCCGTGTCAGCCCCGGCCAGTTCCTGTCCGGTGGCGGCGAGCCGGTCTTCGTCATCGACGATCTTGACACGCTCTGGCTCAACATCTTCGTGCGCGAGGAGGACGTGCCGCGCGTCCGCCGCGGCGCACAGGTCGAGTTCCGCGTCATCGCCCTGCGCAACCAGGCCTTCGCCGCCCGCCTCGACTTCATCAGCGCCAGCATCGACACCACCTCCAAGCGGCTTCTGGTCCGCGCCACGGTGGACAATCCGCAGGGCATCCTGAAGCAGCAGATGTTCGCCAACGTTGCCATCCAGGTGGGCCAGGCGGTGACGGCGCCCGCGGTGCCGCGCAATGCGCTGATCTATGAGGGCCCCATTGCCCGTGTCTGGATCGCCCATCCCGACAAGACCGCGGAACTGCGGCGCGTCACCCCCGGAATCACCGACGGGGACCAGGTGCAGATCGTGCAGGGCCTGCAGGGCGGCGAGGAGGTTGTCGTCCGGGGCGCGCTCTTCATCGACCAGATGACCGCCGCGTTCCGCCGCTGACCGGGCCGGGCACATGAACAAGATCTTCGAGTTCGCCCTGACGCAGCGGATCCTGATGGTCCTGCTGGCCGGCGTCCTGTGCCTTGCCGGCTCCATCGCCTTCATGCGGCTCAACATCGAGGCCTATCCCGACCCCGTGCCGCCGATGGTGAACGTCATCACCCAGGCGCCAGGGCTCTCCTCCGAGGAGATCGAGCGCTACATCACGGTGCCCATCGAGTCGGTGACCGCCGGCCTGCAGAACCTCAAGCTGATCCGCACCACCTCCGTCTTCGGCCTATCGGACGTGAAGCTGCAGTTCACCTATGACGTCACCTACGAGGTGGCGCTCCAGCGCGTGCTGAACCAGCTGTCGCTGCTCTCGGGTCTGCCCAACGGCGCGCAGCCGCAGATCTCGCCTCTCAGCCCCATCGGCGAGATCTTCCGCTATCGCCTCGTCGGCCCGGCCGACTATTCGGTGACCGACCTGAACACGCTGCAGAACTGGGTGCTGCAGCGCCGCTTCCGCTCCATCCCCGGCGTCGTCGACGCCATCGGCTGGGGCGGCAAGAGCAAGGCCTACGAGGTCACCGTCGATTTCAACAAGCTGCTCGCCTATGGCCTGACCATGCCGCAGCTCATGTCGGCGCTGCAGAATTCCAACCAGAACGTCGGCGGCAACACCGTTTCGCTCGGCGCCCAGTCCGGCGTCATCCGCGGCGTCGGCCTCATCTCGTCGCTCGAGGACCTCGCCGACACCTTCATCGCCAATGTCGGCGGCACGGCCGTGCGCGTGCGCGACATCGCGACCGTCACCATCGGCCACAAGACGCGCCTCGGCATTGCCGGCCAGAACAACGACGACGACATCGTCCAGGGCATCGTGCTGATGCGCCGCGGCGAACAGAGCCGCCCGACCATCGAGCGCGTGCTGGCGGAGGTCCAGCGGATCAACAATGGCGGCATCCTGCCGCCGGGCGTGCGCATCGAGCGCATCTACGACCGCAAGGAACTCATCGACATCACCACCCACACGGTGCTGCACAGCGCCTCCTTCGGCATCGCGCTGATCTTCATCGTGCAGTGGCTGTTCCTCGGCAATTTCCGCTCGGCGGTCATCGTCGCGCTGACCATCCCCTTCGCGCTGGCCTTCGCGGTGACGCTCATGGTGGTCCGCGGCGAATCCGCCAACCTGCTCTCCGTCGGCGCGGTCGATTTCGGCCTGATCGTCGATGCGGCGGTCATTATGACCGAGAACATCTTCCGCATGCTCTCCGAACGAAGTCACGAGAAGGAGACGCATGGGATCAAGGAGGATGCATCAACCGATCTGCGCGGCCGCATCCACACGATCCTGACCGCCTCCAACCAGGTCGGCACGGCGATCATCTTCTCCTGCCTCATCATCGTGACGAGCTTCCTGCCGCTCTTCACCATGCAGGGCGTCGAGGGGCACATCTTCTCGCCCATGGCGAAGACCTATGCCTATGCCCTGTCCGGCGGCCTGATCTGCGCCTTCTTCGTCACCCCGGCGCTCGCCGTCTTCCTGCTGCGCGGCCACCTGTCGGAGAAGGAGACCTTCATCGTCCGCGGCATCCGCGCCGTCTACGAGCCGATGCTCGCCCGCGCGGTCGCCCATCGCGGCATCACAATGGTCTGCGCAGTCCTGCTGCTGGCCGTGTCGCTGCTCGCCGGCCGGACCCTCGGCCTCGAATTCCTGCCGAAGCTGGAAGAGGGCAACCTCTGGATCCGCGCCACGCTGAACCCGACCATCTCGCTGGAGGAGGGTAACCAGTACGCCAACCGCATCCGGCGTGTGATCGCCAGCTATCCGGAGGTGCAGAGCGTCGTCTCCCAGCAGGGCCGCACCGATGACGGCACCGAGGTGGCCAGCTTCAACAATGTCGAGTTCTTCACGCCGCTCAAGCCGCCCGAGCAATGGCGCAAGGGCGTCGACAAGAGCAAGCTGATCGAGCAGATGCTCGCCGAGCTGACGCGCACGTTCCCGGGCGTTGATTTCAACTTCTCGCAGTATCTCGAGGACAATGTCTCCGAGGCGGCCTCGGGCGTGAAGGGCGAGAACGCCATCAAGCTCTTCGGCAACAATCTCGAGGTGGCCACCGAACAGGCCGAGAAGGTCCGCCGGGTGCTCGCCAGCGTGCGGGGCATTGACGACCTCGCCGTCTTCACCGTGCTCGGCCAGCCGACGCTGACCATCCGCATCGACCGGCTCGCGGCGGGGCGCTACGGTCTCAGCCCCGGCGACATCAACACGGCCATCCGCACCGCGATCGGCGGCGACACGCCCGGTGACTTTTTCGAGCCCGGCAGCGACCGTCGCTTCCCCATCATCGTCCGCCTCGCGCCAGAGTTCCGCCAGAGCCCCGAGGCCATCCTCAACCTGCGCATCGGCGCGGTCGATGGGTCGGGGACGGTCACGCAGATCCCGCTCAGCGAGGTGGCCTCCGTCAACCTCGTCTCCGGTGCCGCCGCCATCTATCGCGAGCAGCAGCAGCGCTACATCCCCATCCGCTTCTCGGTGCGCGACCGCGATCTCGGCTCCGCCATCCAGGAGGCGCAGACCAAGATGGCCGAGCAGGTCCAGCTGCCTGCGGGCATGCGCATGGAATGGGCTGGCGAGTTCGAGAACCTGCAGAACGCCATTGCGCGCCTGCAGGTGGTGGTGCCGATCACCCTGCTGCTGATCGCCTTCCTGCTCTTCGCCAACTTCAACTCCATCGTCGACACGCTGCTGGCGCTCTCGGTCGTGCCGCTCGCCATGGTCGGTGGCATCTTCTCGCTGGTGCTGACCGGGACCCCCTTCGGCGTCTCCGCCGCCATCGGCTTCATCGCGCTGGTCGGCGTGTCGGTGATGGAGGGCATCATCGTCATCTCCTACTTCAACAGCCTCGTGGGCGCCGGCCGCGACCGTGTCGAGGCGGCGATCGAATGCGGTCGGGTGCGCATGAGGCCTGTGCTCATCACCTGCGTCGCGGCTTGCGTCGGCCTCCTCCCGGCGGCTCTCAACACCGGCATCGGCAGCCAGGTGCAGCGCCCGCTGGCCTTCGTCGTGGTCGGCGGCATCCTCGTCGCGCCCTTCCTCATCCTCATCATCCTGCCGGCCCTGATCGCGCTGGTGTCGCGCCGCACCCGCGACGAGAGCGAGGTGGTCACATGAGCCTGGGGATGGACGAACCGGGCGGCGCGACGCCGTTTGACTTCGCCGGCGGGACTTGCGTTGGTGGGGACATGTCGCGAGTGCGTCCATGACCGGCCTCCCGCTCCACCGTCGACGCGCCTTGTCGGGTGTGTCGCTGCGCGTGCTGCTGGCCGCGGCCCTTGCCGCCAGCCTTGTCGCACCCGCATGGGCCGAGGGCGCACCGCGCCCCGCCCAGCGCAGCCGCGTGGCCGCGCAGCCCGTCGGCGTCACCTCGCTCGAGGCGGCGCTCGCCCGCGCCTTCGCCAGCAATCCCGACATCCAGGCGCAGCGCGGGCAGGTGCGCGCCACCAACGAGACCATCGCCCAGGCCCGCTCCGCCGGCCTGCCACAGGTCAGCGCCACGGCCTATGCCGGCGTGCTGGCGACGCGCTCGATCATGCGCGGCCCGCCGAACACGGTCGACAGCGCGACCCTCGGCCAGCGCGGCGTGGCGCTCACCGCCACCCAGACCCTCTTCGACGGCTGGCGCACCCAGAACTCCGTGGTCCAGGCCCAGCGCCTGACCGAGGGGCAGAAGCAGCAGCTGCGTGCCATCGAGCAGTCCATCCTGCTCGACGTCGCGACCAGCTACGTCGCGGTGCTGACCGGCCACGCCCTGGTCGATGTCCAGCGGCGCAATATCGGCTTCCTCTCCACGACCCTCGCCAATGCGCGCACGCGCCTCGCCTCGGGCGTTGCGACCCCCACTGACGTGTCGCAGGCCGAGGCGCGGCTGAGCCGCGGCCAGGCCGATCTCAGCGCGGTGGAGGCCGATCTCCAGATCGCCCGCGATCGCTTCGCCCGCCTCGTCGGCGCGCCTGCCGGGGCGCAGCTGCGTCCGGTCCGGCCGCTGCAGGCGCTGCTGCCGCAGAGCCGCGAGGCCGCTCGCGACGTCGCGGGGACGGGCAATCCTGCCGTCCTCGCCGCCATGGAACAGGTGCGCGCCGCCGATGCGGCCGTGCGCATCGCCCAGGGGCAGATGCTGCCGCAACTCGCCGTCCAGGGGCAGGTGTCGCGCGACTACGACACGGCCACCGACACCCGCCGCGTCGACAGCGCCCAGATGGTCGGCCGCGTTACCGTTCCGCTCTATAGCGGCGGCGGTCAGGAGGCGCAGGTGCGGCAGGCGCAGGAACTGCTTGGCGCCGCCCGCCTGCAGCTCGATTCCGCCCGCCTGCAGGCCCGCTCGGCGGCCTTCGCCGGTTACACGGCCTATCTGAACGCCGGCGCGACCATTCGCGCCGCCACCGCCGAGTCGCAGGCGGCGCAGGTCAGCGTCGAGGGCATGCAGAAGCAGGTGGACGCGGGTGTACGCACCCTCGTCGAGCTGCTCAACGCCCAGCAGGACCTCGTCATCGCCCGCGGCCGTCTGATCCAGGCCCACGGCGACCGCATCGTCGCGACCTTCACCATCCTCGCGGCCACCGGCCGCCTCGAGCCGGCGCGGCTCGGCATCGCCAGCCTCGTCCCGGCCGGGCAGCCGGTGGCGCCGGCGCGGTCGGACTGGGATGTGCGCGGCGATGCCTGGCACGACCTCAGGACCGTTCCGCCGGCCGAGACGCGGCCGAGCCAACAAAAGCGCAGTGGAAACTGATCGCAAGACATCCAAACGGCTCACCAGAGCGTTTGCAGCGTGGCAAGGCCCTTGCGCTCCAGCCCGGTGACTGCCATTAGGCCCCTGCTCTTGCGCAGCCTTCAGCAGTTTCGTTTGCAGTGTAGCAGTCTTAAGCGTAGACGCCTTCCACACCAAACGTTCTCAGGTTGTCAATTGTCAACTTCGCCCATTATCTGGCGTTCGCCGGCCTGCAAGACGGCGGCGAACTTGCAGCCCTCGTTGGCCGTTCTATTGGCCAGGCATGGCAATGCGATCTTCTGGGCGTTGGCGTTGATCCATGCCGCGGTCTCGATCGTGGCACCCGCCATCGGCTTCCACACCCTGCCGCGCGACACGATCGAGGGCTTCCTCTGGGGCCGTAGTTTCCAGTGGGGCTACTTCAAGCACCCGCCGTTGCAGGCATGGGTCCTTGGCTGGAGTGAGCAGTGGGCTCCGGCCGCTCCCTGGCTTGCCTATGTCTATGCGCAAGCCTGCGTTCTCGCGACACTCTTCGCCATCTGGAAGCTTGCCCGCACCGTTCTGGGACCAGCTGCCGGGGTGGTCGCCAGTATCCTCAGCCTCGTCGGTATCCACTACTACGGCCCGCCGATGGCGACCTTTACGCCGGACACGTTGTCGGCTCCGC
This genomic interval carries:
- a CDS encoding TolC family outer membrane protein, producing the protein MTGLPLHRRRALSGVSLRVLLAAALAASLVAPAWAEGAPRPAQRSRVAAQPVGVTSLEAALARAFASNPDIQAQRGQVRATNETIAQARSAGLPQVSATAYAGVLATRSIMRGPPNTVDSATLGQRGVALTATQTLFDGWRTQNSVVQAQRLTEGQKQQLRAIEQSILLDVATSYVAVLTGHALVDVQRRNIGFLSTTLANARTRLASGVATPTDVSQAEARLSRGQADLSAVEADLQIARDRFARLVGAPAGAQLRPVRPLQALLPQSREAARDVAGTGNPAVLAAMEQVRAADAAVRIAQGQMLPQLAVQGQVSRDYDTATDTRRVDSAQMVGRVTVPLYSGGGQEAQVRQAQELLGAARLQLDSARLQARSAAFAGYTAYLNAGATIRAATAESQAAQVSVEGMQKQVDAGVRTLVELLNAQQDLVIARGRLIQAHGDRIVATFTILAATGRLEPARLGIASLVPAGQPVAPARSDWDVRGDAWHDLRTVPPAETRPSQQKRSGN
- a CDS encoding efflux RND transporter permease subunit; protein product: MNKIFEFALTQRILMVLLAGVLCLAGSIAFMRLNIEAYPDPVPPMVNVITQAPGLSSEEIERYITVPIESVTAGLQNLKLIRTTSVFGLSDVKLQFTYDVTYEVALQRVLNQLSLLSGLPNGAQPQISPLSPIGEIFRYRLVGPADYSVTDLNTLQNWVLQRRFRSIPGVVDAIGWGGKSKAYEVTVDFNKLLAYGLTMPQLMSALQNSNQNVGGNTVSLGAQSGVIRGVGLISSLEDLADTFIANVGGTAVRVRDIATVTIGHKTRLGIAGQNNDDDIVQGIVLMRRGEQSRPTIERVLAEVQRINNGGILPPGVRIERIYDRKELIDITTHTVLHSASFGIALIFIVQWLFLGNFRSAVIVALTIPFALAFAVTLMVVRGESANLLSVGAVDFGLIVDAAVIMTENIFRMLSERSHEKETHGIKEDASTDLRGRIHTILTASNQVGTAIIFSCLIIVTSFLPLFTMQGVEGHIFSPMAKTYAYALSGGLICAFFVTPALAVFLLRGHLSEKETFIVRGIRAVYEPMLARAVAHRGITMVCAVLLLAVSLLAGRTLGLEFLPKLEEGNLWIRATLNPTISLEEGNQYANRIRRVIASYPEVQSVVSQQGRTDDGTEVASFNNVEFFTPLKPPEQWRKGVDKSKLIEQMLAELTRTFPGVDFNFSQYLEDNVSEAASGVKGENAIKLFGNNLEVATEQAEKVRRVLASVRGIDDLAVFTVLGQPTLTIRIDRLAAGRYGLSPGDINTAIRTAIGGDTPGDFFEPGSDRRFPIIVRLAPEFRQSPEAILNLRIGAVDGSGTVTQIPLSEVASVNLVSGAAAIYREQQQRYIPIRFSVRDRDLGSAIQEAQTKMAEQVQLPAGMRMEWAGEFENLQNAIARLQVVVPITLLLIAFLLFANFNSIVDTLLALSVVPLAMVGGIFSLVLTGTPFGVSAAIGFIALVGVSVMEGIIVISYFNSLVGAGRDRVEAAIECGRVRMRPVLITCVAACVGLLPAALNTGIGSQVQRPLAFVVVGGILVAPFLILIILPALIALVSRRTRDESEVVT
- a CDS encoding efflux RND transporter periplasmic adaptor subunit, with the protein product MTASPAAAVDLSFLKRLFGKSEPAAEQPAVGSDRVTQVNGRFRISEADWSTFATQKVEARVFREQIITEGRLAIDENSAVPVISPYAGRTTRVPVIAGDVVRRGQPLLFMLANDMVSTQNEFVAAISNLDKAVAQLRLAEINEKRQTDLFAGRAAPQRDVDQARADLENARADHRAAVTGLEALENRLRLFGKTDAEIARFRADRRINPEIAIPAPADGTVVSRRVSPGQFLSGGGEPVFVIDDLDTLWLNIFVREEDVPRVRRGAQVEFRVIALRNQAFAARLDFISASIDTTSKRLLVRATVDNPQGILKQQMFANVAIQVGQAVTAPAVPRNALIYEGPIARVWIAHPDKTAELRRVTPGITDGDQVQIVQGLQGGEEVVVRGALFIDQMTAAFRR